Genomic window (Armatimonadota bacterium):
AGGTCGAAGGACAAGCGTTCACGGGCTTCTACTTCGACGACTTTCTTTTCGGCCCGGTCCTCGTGCCCGCGAAGAAGGGGCTGGTCCTGGGGATGGGGGCGGGCAGTTCCTTGACGGCGTCCCGGTTGACGTCGAAGGACGTCGTGTTCGACGCGGTGGAGATCGATCCGAAGGTGGTTGACGCGGCGGAGAAGTACTTCGGCATCCCGCGCGAAGCCCCCTGGCTCAAAGTCCACGTCGCCGACGCGCGTCCGTGGCTGATGGCCCGCAAGGACCGGTACGACATCGTGCAGATGGACCTCTACCAGGGCGGGCTCTATATCCCCTTCTATCTCGCGACGAAGGAATGTTTCCGGCTCGTTCGCGACCACATGACGGACGACGCGCTTCTCATGATGAACGTTTCCGACCCGAGCCAGGAGCGAAAGCTTCTCAAAGCGATCGGGCGGACGGTCTCGGAGGTCTTCCCGTCCGTGTTCGTCCTCCCGCGCGGCGAGGGCAACCGCATGCTGTTCGCGTTCACGAAGAAGGTCGAATGGTCGGAGTTCGTGGGGCGTCTCACCGAGGCGAAGGTCGAGCCGGAGATCAAGGCCCAGATCGGACGGGCGCTCCCGCACTTCGAGGTCTTCAAGCCCGACGCCGATTCGCCCGTGCTCACAGACGACCACTCGGCGCTCGAAGAGATCACGCGCCAGGCTTTGGCGGACGTCAAGCATTAACGCTCTCTGACACCCGGCCTGCCCTCCGGTCGGTCCCGTCCGACACCGGCAAAAAGCCACCGGGCCAGACCGGGGCACCCTCCTGTCGCGGCGGCCACGGTGTATCGTCACGCCATGGCACCCCGACTCGACGCGATCGGCATCGTCGTCAAAGACATGGCCGAGTCGCTGCGCTTCTACCGACTTCTCGGCCTGCCCTTTCCCGAGGAACCGGGCGGAGAGGACCATATCGAGGCGTCCACCGCAAACGGGTTGCGGGTGATGCTCGACGACGTCGAGACGGTGAAGAGCTTCATGCCGGACTGGGCGGAGCCGACGGGCCACCGGATGGGGCTCGCCTTCGCTTGCGACGGTCCAGCCGACGTGGACGCCGCCTATGCGACCGTCACGGGCGCGGGCTTCACGGGGAAGACCGCGCCGTGGGACGCGTTCTGGGGACAGAGGTACGCCCAGGTCGTCGACCCTGACGGGAACGTCGTCGACCTGTTCGCCGCGCTTTAGTCCTGCTCCTGCGCTTTCGGGCGTCGGCCGCGCGGCTCCAGCAACGGCGGAGCGGTGACGGTCTCAATGGCCGGAGCCTCTTCTCGGAGGGCGGCGACAGGTTCGGGCGTCGTCGGCGGCGTCGCTTTCGTCGACCCGAGGCCCTTCACTTTTTCGGCCAGGTCGATCCCGAACATCTGCTTCAGCTGTTCGTTGAGGGCCATGAGCCGGGCAGGCGAGACGGGATCGGACCCGTTCGCGCCGGACGTCTTGGCGTCGATGAGCGTCATCTTCCCGACGTTGGTCTCGGAGATCGTCGACGTCACTTGACGGATGACGCCCTCGATCTTCTGGAGCAGGAAGATCTCGCGGGCTTGGTCGCCGGCTTCCTGCCACGACTGCGACATCCGCGTAAGCGCCTCGGCTTTGGCTTTGCCGTCTTCGATGATCGCGGCGACGTCGGCGGCGGCTTGCTGTTCCATCGCCTCACATTCGGCCATTGCCGGTTGGATGACGTCGGCTTCGAGTTTTCGGCGCACCTGTTCGAGGCGCGCTTTCTGGACGGCGATATCGGCCTCGGCCTGGGCCAGAAGCGCGGCGACGGCGGCCCGTTCTTCGGCGATGACCG
Coding sequences:
- a CDS encoding VOC family protein; translation: MAPRLDAIGIVVKDMAESLRFYRLLGLPFPEEPGGEDHIEASTANGLRVMLDDVETVKSFMPDWAEPTGHRMGLAFACDGPADVDAAYATVTGAGFTGKTAPWDAFWGQRYAQVVDPDGNVVDLFAAL